One stretch of Zootoca vivipara chromosome 8, rZooViv1.1, whole genome shotgun sequence DNA includes these proteins:
- the ANKRD46 gene encoding ankyrin repeat domain-containing protein 46: MSYVFVNDSSQTNVPLLQACIDGDFNYSKRLLESGFDPNIRDSRGRTGLHLAAARGNVDICQLLHKFGADLLATDYQGNTALHLCGHVDTIQFLVSNGLKIDICNHQGATPLVLAKRRGVNKDVIRLLESLEEQEVKGFNRGTHSKLETMQTAESESAMESHSLLNPNLQQGEGVLSSFRTTWQEFVEDLGVWRVLLLLVVIALLSLGIAYYVSGVLPFVENQPELLH; encoded by the exons ATGTCCTATGTGTTTGTAAACGATTCTTCACAGACAAATGTGCCTCTGCTGCAGGCTTGCATTGATGGAGATTTTAACTATTCCAAGAGGCTCTTGGAGAGCGGCTTTGACCCAAACATTCGCGACAGCCGTGGCCGAACAGGCCTCCACCTAGCAGCGGCTAGAGGAAACGTAGACATCTGTCAGTTGTTGCATAAATTTGGTGCTGATCTGCTGGCCACTGATTATCAAGGTAACACAGCCCTTCACCTGTGTGGGCATGTGGATACCATTCAATTCCTCGTGTCCAACGGGCTCAAAATAGATATTTG CAATCACCAAGGTGCTACACCTCTTGTTCTGGCAAAACGAAGAGGTGTAAATAAAGATGTGATCCGGTTGCTAGAATCTTTGGAAGAGCAAGAAGTGAAAGGATTCAACAGAGGAACTCACTCGAAGCTGGAAACAATGCAGACTGCTGAGAGTGAAAg TGCAATGGAAAGCCACTCGCTTCTCAACCCCAACCTGCAGCAAGGTGAGGGAGTCCTCTCCAGCTTCCGAACCACCTGGCAAGAATTTGTGGAGGACCTCGGCGTCTGGAGGGTGCTGCTCCTGTTGGTGGTCATTGCCTTGCTCTCTCTGGGGATTGCATACTATGTTAGTGGAGTTCTTCCTTTTGTAGAAAACCAGCCCGAACTCCTGCATTAG